TCTGTTGATCAGTATCTTTACATTGATGAGTAATATTCAAAATTAATATAAGATTTAAAGGTAATTGGAGCAAATGTGTGTTATTTTCATACATGTGTATGATACTGGTCGTCTTTCGTGTAAAATTAGTACCCAAGAAGTACAGTAGCTCTCAGTCTCAAAAACGTTGGTGAGCGCTGGTCGACATGATTCATAACTTATTCCACATAGCGTACTTGAAAGAGTCCACATGATGCACTGAGCCACTGACAACTTCCTGTCATCACTCATTTTGCTGGGTCACTTATTGGCTTGAGGTAATGTAGCAGAATGTTGGGAGTGGATGGTTTAAAGTGTGGTGTCTGGACCTAATTTGAATTCAACTGACATAAGGGCCCAAAGTTAATGCTTCCAGATGTGCAACCAAAATTTTTTCATTGAGGTTGTTCAGAGATGAGGAAagtgaaattgtttttctttgtagtttaagacagatttgttttcatattcaGGAGAGGTTTGTGTGAGTTGGTTTCTAAGAGAGTTTGGCAGGCTCAATGAAAAGTCCATCCCAACCACTGTTCGCACGTTAACGTTTTGAAAATAACAGGGATCAAATTCTCTACCCAAATGTTCATCTAGTGAACGAACCCCAATTCCGGATGAATTCGGGACATTGTGTAAAACGGCGATTTGCAAATAGTTTACAAACTATATTCAATTGaaaacactacaaagacaagatagttAATGTTAAAACTGATCaactattgtttgtttgttttttaatgttttcacttattttgaatttgatgcctgcaacaAGCTCAAAAAAAGCTGTGACAAATTTACCACTGTGTTAAATCATCTTTCCATTTCGCAACGCACAATAAGCTTTTGGGAACTGAGGAAACTAATTGTGAAGCTTTGttggtggaattctttcccgtTCCTGAGTGTGGGACAGCTTCAGCTGCTCAAAGGTCTGGGGTCTCCATTGGGGTATATTGCGCTTCATAAAATGTGAGgacacaggtctggactgctggcaggccagtCAAGCATGCACCCACAACCACGAGGTCTGATGAtctccaaaaacaatttggaatgtgACTCGTCAGACCATGCCTCACTCTTCCACTTTTTGCGTCGATTGATTTTCAGATGAACTCGAGCTGAGAGAAATTGACAGTGTTTGCTGTTGATATGTGGGTTTCAAATGGTGGAGTTTTAACTTCTATTTATAGATGTAATGATGAACTATGTTAACTGACGATAGTTTCCCATAGTCTTCCTGAGTCGATGTGACTGTAAATTTACAGTTTTCATTTTGCTGCAGAggtctgatttctttctttcgaaaaaaaaaacccgatagCCTCCTTAAAGCGGCCAACAGCCTCCTGCCATGGCGTAAATACGGAAAAGCCAAAATCATAGATTTGAGTGTGTCTCGCACTGACTGATGAGGTGAACTGTGCCCTGGTTTTTACTGAGGAAAACCGAAGTCAACTATAGAAATGAATCAAAATTATTGACGGTTTCATGTAAAATGTAGGCGAATATATGCTTTGGCACAATAGTGATCAAATTCCGTATGAAGTATGAGTTATTTTGGTGGCTATTTTTATAACCTGGAAGTAAGAAGCATAGCTCACTTAAACAATGCTTGTCACCGTGTGACTGCTGCACCTCTTGAAATGACATGCTGAAGCTGGCTGCACTGCCCACGAAACAGTAAATGGTAGTAATTAATAAAGATGGAAGAACATATTGCGGAGCCTTACGTCGCCAATCCAGAGTCAAGGAGCAATCTTTATACAGTATTGATGTACGATTCATCCATGCACATGGTAGTGTGCATAatgagtatttttattttcatacaacAAAATATGTCTTTATAAGATTTACGAGGAAGTCCTCTGAGAAATCACAATCACAGACAAGCAGTTGCTGCATAGTCTGTTGCCGGGGATGGCGGTGCCTTGGCGGGGAGGCCACTCATCGTGCCTTTTTTACCTTACACGCTTATTGGGCACCCCGTCTGGAGGTGCATTTTGAGGTGTGTGGGTTGTATCCTGGAATTCAGCTTGCTcccattttacaaaaataagtttggttTACTGACTTTGACTAGGTGTGAATATGGCTGCTTATCCACATGTGGTCTATGAatgactggcgaccaatccaTATTTGTCCCTCTTTTTGCCCTAAATCAGCTGGGCACCACCTCATCCGCAACCCTAATGAAGACAAgcacaacagaaaatggatgaattgttTTGCTGTACCCGTAGCGGGAGTGAGAGCAGGGATGGCTCTACACAGCGGCTAGAGGGGGGAAGGGGCCCATCAGAACTCTGTTTAGACCCCCTCTGGCAGTCACctgatattctaaaatatatattaataaagTACTTTCTCAGTTCCCCTATGTCTCGGTCAATCTCCCGTTTCACcctgggagagaaaaaaaaatcccggaaCCATCCCTGAGTGAGTGTTTCTGCCAATATGCCCTCAAAAATACACGTGAAATAATATAAGATCACTTCAAGTATACTCCAACAGCAATGCCCGCATTGGAGCATAACGAGTGTCTGTGTTCTGTGATGGAACCATCCTTGCAGACTGAGTTAAGTCTGGCTCCTTCAATCAACAGCTTTTTTGCCAATAAGCACGTCTGCCAGTTCTAACCTGCCAGGCCAGTTCACCATGTTATTATACCTGTTAAACAGCTGTCCCCGGTCACTTCTCGCAATTGAGCATGCACTTAATCCTCAGCTGCTGTCACACCTGGTTCTCCGTCTCACTCCCTCTTAACTAAACACTCTGCACATGTTGTGAAGGTGCCGTCAAACTGTAGCTGCTTGGACTTTGCAATTGAATGCTTCCGCACAAAGATACCCAATCTCTTTCTAACtagaatttttctttttgtggttcTTCTTTCCTGTTTGCTTTCACAGTGTTTAGTTCTTATTTGCCAAAAAATAATGATGGTTCTGTTTTTGACCAAGTTCCTTCAGCTCCAAGTGGAGACACAAATTGAGCTGACTTGAGTTAGAGGGCAATGCCATGTGTAGTTACAGTTAATAACTTTCACAGCCTCGGTTTATTTTATGGCACAGTCCCATATGAGTGTCTGGAGTTCATTTCAGAACATATCATTATAATTAAGTTCATTACATTTAAAACGGAATAACATACCTTGACCTAAAACGACTGCACTTTCTTTCTTCCCTGTAACTCTGAAATGAGACAAtttcgacagaaaaaaaatcccagtctACATATTCATTTTTCAGAGCAGTTTCTGTTAAAGTTGAAGTAATTCCAGGATGGGGCCCTTTAGTACTTCTACTGTTGAGCAGAGACTTGGCAAATGTAAATACAGTGATTAAAATCAGGGCCACATTGACATGAAGACAGATTTCCTAGCACACAATATTGACTCATGCTGATTTGCCCAGACTGGATTACAGGAGGATTTTCTAtgttaaatttatttttcagttccATCACTAAATCTAAGAAAATAAACCAAAACTTAACAAACTGTCACTTCCACTTAAAAACCTTTTGGATGACAGCCATAACCCTAAGACTTCCAAATAAACAGTCATGCAGTGGGAAAGCTGGTGCGCTGCGTCATTTGCATTTTCCACTGGAAAAATATGCACATGCGAGGGGAATCGTGATCACCCTTTTCGGCTGAAATTGTTGAGCAGTATTGGGACACAAAAGGctctttatttgttgttgtttataaaAAGGTAACAATAGCCTTCTTACTTTCATTTCTACACCCAGTGAAAAAACCTCCTGGCATTTGACACACACTCGTTACAGCATGAGGCAAACCTGTACATTCCAATACCatgtaataaaatacaaatgaaatgtttttatccTGTTAATTATTGTGGCTTTAATTTGTGATGGTGTGCAACTGGACTGCACTGCGAGATATACTGACTGCCTTCAATATAGATGTAAACAACTGAGGCTCTGCACGCATCGGTGGTGACTTGAAATGAGATGCGAAGTGGCTGTTAAAAACGAATACAGAATCTGAATTTTCGGATTTGACTGAGAATGAATCTTGGCATATTGTGATGTGCACTCTTCTCACAGAAATGTTTGAATGAATCAGTTGAACCAATAGCACGCAAAGCTACAAATCATGTGATGTTGTTCAATCTCAGGCATACATATGCAACAGTTGTTGgtgaacaaaaatgttcatcTGTTGGTGTTCACTTTACATGGCGAAACACAAGATAAGCAAAAGGAGCAGCTTCCACCTTTGCAGAATAGTATAAATGTTGTCGGACAATGCTAGCTATGCTATTTATTTGCTGTGTAAAGTTTGGTCATGTTTAGTACGAGTGAAGTTATCCTCAAAAGGTTGGCCTTTTATTTGCTGGCGAGCTTCTGTCATGAAGAGCGAAGCCACACACTCACTGTGCGTGACTTCCACTGAAATTACGGGTTAGTTTATAAACTGTATTTTATTGAGGTTACCACCATGTGAATGGCCATAGTGGAAGAGGTAACAGAGGGCATGTAAATTATCTAAAAATATGGTCCTCTGTGGCATTGCCCATTTAGCGAATTTCACAAGTGAAGAAAACTACCTTGCAATTTTGTCAAACATAATTAGCTAATTTTATTACACACTGGACATTACAAGATGCATTTTAACCAGCTTAGTGACACAtgtgacattttaattcatgaaACGCTAACCGATTAACAATATTGCAACTAGGTAATACTCCCATGACTGTGAGAAATGGTGCTCAAACCATACACTGCAGGtaggtttatttttaattcttatgCATTTCCAGTTAATTGAAATAATGCAGGAAAGGTATACCGTTGATGTGTTAAATTCTCCCATCCTTTTGATAAGGCCGTCCTTGTAAGAACTGATCTGCCAGCGTATCTCTTGGACTTTGGCATATGTGGCTTGATCCACGACTATCACCAATTCTTATTTGAATTGACCCCCATTAGTTCTTTTGTGCTCAAAAACCTGAGAATTGAATGAACAGTGGCCAAGACCATTCAGGCATCCTATGAAGTTGTCAGTCATGTGCCGAACTGCCATCGGCCAAAAACATCGTGCCTTCGTGCTCAAGTTAATGATGTTCTGACAGTTAAAATTGATTTCTCTTCGATATGTGAACGCTTCTGTGTATCTGATGGGCTGTACTTTGATGATGTTGCCCCATAATGCAATGgaaattcatattttgaattgtCGCAAAACCAGTGGTCGAGGAATGTTCCGGCAGAACCACACATGCTGCTATTGTGACGTGCTGTGACATGCCGTGTGGTGTGGGACTGGAATCTGTAATGGAAAAGCAACTTCAGTAAACCATTAGAGTTAATTCGGAATTCGCTGCTTCAACGGAAAACGACTAGCAAACATGGATTTTGGATGCAAGTTTaaactctataaatacatttaaatatatgtACAAGAACTAAACCTTGACAAATGGCAGGCATAACATTTACTATATAGTACTCTCAATGTTACCAGCCTTAATCAAGCCgaagggaaagatggaaaattCACAGAGAGATTTGAACATGTGACAATGTTGGATAGTATTGACTACTTTTTATACGAGCCTATAAAAAATGACAGAGTAGGCGTATTATGCTGAAACCAGAGACGAATTTAGACCACGCAGCAGTCACAACAGtcacaacaaagcgtgtgatagaaaagtggttagaactgcatgactgtccgtgttttatgttatgtgttgtgtgtgtatatatatataagtgatgaaaacatcagaaagaaggaacacaagaaactcgaaaataccaagggctcagagaggggctggagagagcctggaaggtaaaggtgacagtcatgcctgtggtggtcggagcactcggggcagtgacccccaaactagatgagtggttgcaacagatcccgggaacaacatcggacatctcagtccagaaatgtgcagtgccgggaacagcaaggatactgcgcagaaccctcaagcttcctggcctctggtagaggaaccgagctgaatgagggacggacaccacccaaggggggggaggggtgagacaaggaattttatatatatatatatatatatatatatatattagaatgtaggtattcaattcaattgattCATATTTTAGTGTCAGGACACCTTTCCATGCTTCTACTTTTTGgggacaggtttttttttcggagggaggaggggggacaTGCCAATGTAAATGATATTGCAGCCACTGGTGTGCAATTCACTCCAATTGCGAAGGCCAGCAACTGCTCCCGTTTTTCAAGTAGGAGCAGACTACCCCTTCAACCCGAGTGCTGCCTTGAAGTGACGACATGAAATCCGAGACGAGTTGAGGTAAAATTCGCACAACCCCTTCAACCGTCCAGATGTTGCGTTTGTGGGCACCAACCAAAGTCGGAAGTTGAATGGTTTCCACTCAGAAGCTCGCTTTTCTTCCAGCGGCGCGGTGGGAGCTGCCACGCACCACTGAGAGAACACTCGATCACTTTTTACACCACTGCGGCAGCAAGAGCACTTCGACGAGAGCGATGCGTACGTAAAGTGAGCGGCTTTGAAAGTCTAAAAGCCGCTCGAAATGCTTCCGTGTGGACTGGAGTAAGTCTACACCGGATCGTTCAGCAACACAGCGAGTTGATCGTGTGCAAGTGACTTCATTTATGAACATCAGAATGGTTTTTACGCACTTGCTTCTATGTGCGGGCATGTTGACGCTGCGTCTGTGTGGAGCCTACTACAGCGGACTTCTCCAGCCAGAGATGTCGAACGGCACTTTTCACCACTACTTCGTGCCGGATGGCGACTATGAGGAGAACGACGACCCGGAGAAATGCCAACTGCTCTTCCGAATGACCGATGAACGAAAGTGCGGTCCCGACGAGGACCAGGACTCGGTTATCCGGGACGATTTCACCATTATCAAGCGGCACATCGAGGACTCTGCCCGGGTGCTGGAGGGGCTCGGGACGAGCATCTCGTACGACCTGGACGGGGAGGACAGCTACGGGAAATATCTGCGGAGAGAGACCACGCAAATAAGTGACGCGTTCACGAACTCCGAGAAGTCCCTGCTGGAGCTCGAGGTGAAGTTCAAGCAGAGCAAGGAGAGCGAGTTGAAGGAAGAGCACCGGCTCAGCGACGACTTCCTCAACATGATCGTGAGCACCCGGGACACCTTGAAGGAGACGCTGGACATTTCTCTTGGACTGAGGGACAAACATGAGCTGCTCTCGCTCATCGTCCGCAGCCATGGCACACGGCTCAGTCGACTGAAGAATGAATACATGAAGTACTAAGAGAAGAGTTCCGACCATACTTTTCCTCCTCTACTGTATTGTTATGCGTGTGACTTTGATGGATTGCAATCACATTCAAGCACAATCAATTAGATGGCATAAAGCTATACCGTAATAACAAAGATAGTATTGTTCAGTTTTTACTGATTTAACTatattgtttattattgtggtctCTTTTTGCAGTAACTTGAAATGAATTGCATCCTAGTCGGAATTATGGCTAATATTCTGCCCTTCTCATGTAGTTATACGTAGTCTTCGCTTTGCAGTGTGCGGTGCAGTTGTAGACTACGGCAAACCACAGTCATAAACAttgtgtataataataataataataataataataataataataataataataataataataataatacattttattttgctctctgACCATGTCAATAAAAAATGAGCATTGTCATCTTTGTACACACCAGTCAGTGTGTGCAGGCTGCCCTGAATTTAAAACATCTGTTATCTTGGGAACAGACAGTGGTGGAAAGTATTTTATGAAGTATTGTCCTGTTTTTTCCCATTTGATGCCATGTTCTGTTCCTCATCTAAATAGCAGTTTTATACCGTGAATTTGTCATCTGTTATTTGTCAGGTTTAACCTAAATAAAACATCCATAGCATGGTGTACTTatctaaaaataatatattcagTGGTTGATGACAAATAAAGTTACCAAAATTGTGAGGAAGGCTTCTCATCTTGTCATGGAAAGTGTGGTCCATTGGACCACAACtgcatactgtactgtacccAGTAGCGACATGAGAGGTGGGGGGTTGGATTTGGGGAACATGATGACGATTCTATGGGCCCATGACTGACAAGGGCCCAGGAAAATTAAATTTTGAAAGCAGAACCCGCCCCCCAGGGTCCCAAATTCCTGGCAGCACCTCTGATTGTACCAAAACTAAGAGCATGATCACAGAGTATGCCAAGAACCCCTTTTGCAAAGCATGTGCTCAGTTCTGACAGACTTACTGAATCAGCTTTTCAGGAAGATGAGTTAAACAAAGGGAAAGAAGAAACCAAACCATAAGTTATTTACTGACATTCCAAATTTATTTTATGCACAAAGGGTTGTTAATAGTCTACCTATGAATTTTGTAACAGGCCAGCAGACGTTGCACAGCCccttattaagattaagatatcctttatttgtcccacactggggaaatttactaaTAGTCCCTTATATTGACCTGGTGCTAAATATTTAGCATTCAAGGCCTACAGGAGGCAACATATAATGTTTGATGCATGTTTTGAACCTATGTACTAAATACGTTCAGTGTCATTAtgtatcttatttttttaatgtgtattcTTTATTCTTGCTAAGTttaaaatatgagcagaatataTGTATTGTAATATACTATCCACGTAAGATGTATACTAATTATATAATATACATAAGGACTGCAGGCAGTACTCTTGGTTTTCAACCTCAAACACAAATTTGTGTGACAACATCAGATtgtgtttataaaaataaagagtttgtatttgaaatatgctttttttgtgaGGGGAGAGGGCAGTATGTAATTTAGTGGATTTTATACCCTGcaggaaatgattttatttgctctgtgtgcgtgcgtgtgtgtttgtgatttgTCATTCTAGTAAATGTAGCATCATCTTCTGTTGGGAACAAGAACACTTTGCTCTTAGACAGAACCCTACAGCGTGACAGAGTACTATAATCACTGGGCATATAGTCCTGCCACATCATTGACAAAGTTCCCCTCAATGTTTGCTTAACAAGGTTTAGAGGTCTGCTTTaaattaaacacaaacagaGGACCTCTAATTATGAGTGTTATGGAGGAAGAACCTGCTCATTGGAATGTATCAGATGGGCAGTGATGGAAGGTTGGGAATCGTGGGCCGCACAaaacgcccccctcccccctccattaCTCTTCGCCAGTGTACTGAAAACAGCATTTTTGAGTGCATAGTTAGTCAGTTGCACTGAGGACGCTTTTTCACTGAACAAAACAGTTTCATTTAAAACGCAGTAACAAACACTGGTTGATGTTACGTcgatttattgttattattgtttttgatATTATACTATTTTATTGAATATATGTCTGTTAATTAATTAGGACATATTTAGTCTATTTCACTGTATTTGCTTTTTATGCCTCTTGTAACTCTATTAAAATAGCATGTTGCTTTTGTTGTCACAAAGACACAGGTCACCTTTGTGACTGAgttgcaaacaaaaatagcCTTTGGAACATGTACCGGTAGGCTATAATCCTGACAATCTACAGATAAGTGTAACTTGCATTCAGTTCATTGTTCTGAGACAACACTCTTCGTGGATTTAATGTTTTAATATGACCAAAGTACCGTATCATTAGAGACAATACATCAAGGCAGGCTGAGTGGATAGATACAAGGGTTGAGGACACAGAAGCGCTGTTATGTCACAGTGCACTGCCTCCTCCTGCGACCTTTCGCCTACTTTCCTCTTTCACACTGACAGCCGACGTTTGTGTTGACGGACGCCGAGCCACGAGGACCGAGGAAATCTAAATACAGGTAGCCAAACCACATTGTTCTTTTCGTGTCTTTTCATGGCGTCTGTGTACAAATGTTAGAAACAAAAATTACAACATATAAGTCGAGCACTAGTGAACGTGGTGGTACAGAACCGTGGGGCAACCTATGACGTCATGTCGCTAGCTAGCACGCAACCGGACACATGCATGTCTTCGATAAAACTCAAGTTGAATGTTTCGATGTATGGCTTTTGTTGTGGACAACGTCGGAGGCGTCACGTGGACGTCACTTCGGGGGAACGATAATGTACACATTATTCACACATCAATTGTCAATCAAATCCACCCGCTTAAAGTGATGTCACATTCTATTGAAGGACACGGGAGCTGATATATTATGACAAAAAAGTGTGCGCTTTTgttaatttatgttttgtttggaaAATCTCACATCcataaatgtcatttaaattatttttgtttgaggtGGACAATTATTTTAAGTCTGTTGATCTAATAACGCATTTAAAAATGTAGATCAATAATTGGTATAAATTTGGAAATATTTAAAGAGTAACTCACAGATATCCCTGTTTCGAAATATGTTTTCTTATTACTATTAtaagtaattattttttaatacataatttattcatgtacagtatatacagcacatttgacaacgttgtacttgatacttgatgtaTGTAAAAGATGTTCATTGGATCGCCTGATGCcatatatattttgtaaaaaaaaaaaaagaacaaaaagtaaatactgtatattaagaCATATTGGCAAGGCATTTAACGGCTAAATTGTATGTGTTGCAAATGTCTGTAATTCAGTTTTGTTGAGTCAAAAGAGCATTGGAGatccatacatttttttcctattccACAATGAACATTTCAGATTTTATATGCAGTGTCGTTTAGCCTCCATCAAATGATGTCACCTTTTCTGCCATTCATCACCGATGTCTGTAATTAATTTGTAGATCAGCCACGTCTCcaggcgtgtttttttttttttaaatctcgccTCATACTTGGCCGATGtacaaattgttttgaaacgatAAAATATAATTTACTCGGACTGCACATATCAGATGGTGGGGGAGAGGTTGATGAGGacagaattttattttgtataacattaattcattaattttccgatccgcttatcttcaggAGGGTCGCGGCGCGCTGaaccctatcccagccgtcttcaggcagtaggtgggggacaccctaaaccggttgctagccaatcgcagggcacacacagagacgaacagacatctgtgctcacattcacacctgtggacaattagtcagagtgttcaataagcctgccatgcatatttttggaatgtgggaggaaaccgcatcacccggagaaaacccacgcaggcccgggagaacatgcaaacgtttATTGTCAATGCGCTGCTTCCCCATTTGAAACAACagtatttcatttttcttctttcgttTTGGCATTAAGTGGTTTAAACTGAGATTTCATCAACTGAAGAAGTTGAACCGTTGGACCTGGGCATAAGGTCCAATAATGGTTACTAGTAATAACtaattaaaatatattcatattGAACAATTTTTATTCTGGATTTTGTGACACACTGCTTcgcattttaaataaataaacatagcattagcactgaatactgattgtttttccacaataactgcagatgtgagtgtgaacttGTTTTAGAGTCTAAAATAGGGCAGCCACGCACCTTTAAACCGAAATTGTCAACATTTGGTGGTCCATAGCTCATGCTTCGATTGATCTAAAATTTTATATTTAGTGCGGTTCCATCACTATCCACAAGTACAGCAAGTTTTATTGAAATACAAATCAGCTTGTTTCAACTCAATGAGTGATTCATGGAATGACCCATTTTGTGTAATTATGAAAGCAAGAGACACAGTTACATTTATCTTCTAACTTCTAACTTTAAACCTCTACAATATAATCATCAGTTCACAatcatgttccgtgcctctattgttgaggcggccaatctgagttgtggccgtaaagtggttggtgcctgtcgtggcggcaactcccgtactcgctggtggacaccagcagtaaggatgccgtcaagctggagAAGGAGTCCTATTGAGTCTTTATGGCCTGCGGGACCCCAGAGGCAActgatgggtatcgactggccaagcggaacgcagcttcggtggtcgctgaggcaaaaaccagagcgtgggaagagttcggtgaggccatggaagccgacttccggacggcttcttggaaattctggtcaaccatccgacgtctcaggagggggaagcagtgcaccactaacactgtgtacagtgggcatggggcactgctgactttgactcgggatgttgtgaaccggtgggcagagtacttcaaagacctcctcaactccaccaacac
This Hippocampus zosterae strain Florida chromosome 4, ASM2543408v3, whole genome shotgun sequence DNA region includes the following protein-coding sequences:
- the fibinb gene encoding fin bud initiation factor, whose protein sequence is MNIRMVFTHLLLCAGMLTLRLCGAYYSGLLQPEMSNGTFHHYFVPDGDYEENDDPEKCQLLFRMTDERKCGPDEDQDSVIRDDFTIIKRHIEDSARVLEGLGTSISYDLDGEDSYGKYLRRETTQISDAFTNSEKSLLELEVKFKQSKESELKEEHRLSDDFLNMIVSTRDTLKETLDISLGLRDKHELLSLIVRSHGTRLSRLKNEYMKY